Below is a genomic region from Neurospora crassa OR74A linkage group VII, whole genome shotgun sequence.
GTCCGGGCTCACCTTCTGGTGGAAGCCGCCCATCATGCCGTCGCCGccgttctccttctcctcactCATGCTGCTGGCAAAGCTCATGCGGTTCCTATTCGCTGACTGTTGCTGGTAGCCGTTATCGTTATAAATGCCACCGTCGTGGGTCGGGCTCATGACTCCAAGACCGATGTGAGGCGAGCTGGGGCTGCCCGGCCGGGCACGGTTCGCGTGGCGTAGTTGATCCTCGGTGTGGCTCAGAGCTCGCTTGAGCCTGTCCAGCTCACGGCGCAGCCGGTCGTTGGTCTGCTCGGCCGCTTCAAAATCACTACGGGCCCGGACCAGCTGggtctccttggccttgatcGAGAGCACGTCCCTGGTATGGTCCTCAATCAAGGAAGCATTCTGGTTCTTAAGTTCCTGGATCTCTGACAAGAGTTTCGACCGATCATGACGAGCATCCTCAAGTTGTTTCAGCAGGCGATCATTGGCATCTCGGAGCTCTTCAAGTTCAGCACGCTCAATGTGGGAAAGGCCTGAAGGTGGGGGTGGCATTGGGGGAGTAGGGGTGTAATCCATTGGTACCGGCTTCGCCAGGGAACGCCCAGCAAGACCCCCTGGCTGGAGACCGCCACGTCCGAGTCCCATgcgtggtggtgctggccgTTGCTCCTCGGGGGAAGGCGGATCATCAAGGTCCATAGGCTCCGGTTCCGGCTCTGGCTCCGCGCGACGAGGAGATGGCGGCGCAGCAAATGCCGACCGCTTCTGTGGGGCCTTGATACCGCCACCAAGACCACCGCTAGGAGCAGCACCACCCGGTTTTGGTACACCCATCTTGTTACCCAGACCACCCATGCGCGGgggcgcggcggcggcaggggcTGGTGTAGGTGTCTGGGCAGGAGGCGCCGCTGCGCCAAATCCTGCTGGCTTCTTGGCACCGGCAGGTGCCTTCTTGACGGGACCCTTCTTCGCAGGACCCGGAGGCGGTGCTCGAGCTGCTGGCGGAGGCGGCTTTGGCTtatccttggccttgacctcAGCTGCCTCGTAGAACTCTTTGATCTTGTTCTTGCGGATGTCGTCCAAGCCTTCGAGATGTGGGTTCATTGCCCGTTCGCCAATGATCTTCATAATCGTACCCAAAACCTCGGCACCACCCGAGCGAAGAGCTTCACTGCTTTCGGCAAGAAGCTTCTTCGCGCACTCAACCATGGTCGCAATCTCTTGTTTGCTGGGGACATCCTTCGTTGTGCGCAGGCACCTGACGAGGAACTTCATGGTACCTTCCTTCACTTGAGGATTCTTGTGTTTGAGGAACTCGGTGATATCCTCCATGTTTTCCGTTAGATCAGTCGACAAGAAAACGGCATCCAGGGCAAGGCCCAATGCATCCGCCACTGActgcttcttttccttcagaCGCTCGAGGATAGGCTGCATGACGGTAGAGCGATATTTGGCAAAGCCCTTTCGCAGACCCTTTGCGAGTAGCTCGATACACTGTGCTGCCTGCGTAACGACGGCAATGTTGGCGTCCTTCATACACTTTGCCAAGCAACGTGTGATCTCGTTAAAGTCTCCCTCCTTGATTCTTGGAACGTTCACAACCGCGTAAAGCGCCTCACATGcctcctttctctctttccacTTTGACGAGGCGATATTCTCAAAGAAATCTTTTGGTACTTTGCTGATGATATCCTGTGGTTCGGCCAAGTCGAATGCGTCGATTTCCCCcacgtcttcatcctcaggTGCGTCGGCcatttcttcatcttcgtcgcCGCCTCCTGCAGGAGCAGCGGCCTGCGCAGCTTGCTGTGATCGAAGAAGACGCTCTTGCTTGGGAGCTCCTTCGGATTTGGCCTTTTCGAACAGTTGTTCTAGATCATTTTGTTGAGTCGGCTTGAGTTCGCCCCAAAACATGGGTTTCATGGCGTCGCGCAACCACCTGTAAAACTCGACGGTAAGGTTAGTAGCCTCGGCTCTTACATTCTTGTCGGCATGGCCAAAGACCTTGGGCAAGAACTTGAGCACGGGCTTGGGGTCTGCCGTCTTGCAACCATAGTTGTGGAAAATGGCCGTTAGCGCAGCGA
It encodes:
- a CDS encoding spindle pole body component, which codes for MGDEEDFSSLPLTDRWVHKVWKVRKAAYEEAAQAFEKTPDEYDPAFRPFVQDPSLWKGAVADSNVAAQQEGMAALCAFLKFGGREGAVRSRQHTITSIVEKGLPSTRPAIKTNSLEALLLYIELDVPGPVIEEILPVLSNKVPKVVAAALAALTAIFHNYGCKTADPKPVLKFLPKVFGHADKNVRAEATNLTVEFYRWLRDAMKPMFWGELKPTQQNDLEQLFEKAKSEGAPKQERLLRSQQAAQAAAPAGGGDEDEEMADAPEDEDVGEIDAFDLAEPQDIISKVPKDFFENIASSKWKERKEACEALYAVVNVPRIKEGDFNEITRCLAKCMKDANIAVVTQAAQCIELLAKGLRKGFAKYRSTVMQPILERLKEKKQSVADALGLALDAVFLSTDLTENMEDITEFLKHKNPQVKEGTMKFLVRCLRTTKDVPSKQEIATMVECAKKLLAESSEALRSGGAEVLGTIMKIIGERAMNPHLEGLDDIRKNKIKEFYEAAEVKAKDKPKPPPPAARAPPPGPAKKGPVKKAPAGAKKPAGFGAAAPPAQTPTPAPAAAAPPRMGGLGNKMGVPKPGGAAPSGGLGGGIKAPQKRSAFAAPPSPRRAEPEPEPEPMDLDDPPSPEEQRPAPPRMGLGRGGLQPGGLAGRSLAKPVPMDYTPTPPMPPPPSGLSHIERAELEELRDANDRLLKQLEDARHDRSKLLSEIQELKNQNASLIEDHTRDVLSIKAKETQLVRARSDFEAAEQTNDRLRRELDRLKRALSHTEDQLRHANRARPGSPSSPHIGLGVMSPTHDGGIYNDNGYQQQSANRNRMSFASSMSEEKENGGDGMMGGFHQKVSPDPRYHQGGSGGSSGRGTPAGFRQPVEEARSSESLASMGFGGYGAERSSSRTGMRTGASRLQAPSSGTAGGMESWKRAAEVTSQLKARIEQMKAKQGLNRP